One window of the Ammospiza nelsoni isolate bAmmNel1 chromosome 2, bAmmNel1.pri, whole genome shotgun sequence genome contains the following:
- the SETD4 gene encoding SET domain-containing protein 4 isoform X2, with amino-acid sequence MTTKALQAGDVIISLPEKCLLTTSTVLSSCLGGHIESWKPPVSPLLALCTFLMAEKHAGDRSPWKPYLDVLPETHTCPACLEPDVINLLPNPLKKKAQEQKMMIQELFRSSRAFFSSLQPLFAESTGSIFNFSALEWAWCTVNTRTVYMEHPHRDCFSLEPDVYALAPYLDLLNHSPNVQVKAGFNEQTRSYEIWTNSPCKKYQEVLICYGPHDNQRLLLEYGFVAMDNPHSSVYVSADTLLKYFSPLDKQRKAKVSILKDHGFLENLTFGWEGPSWRLLTALKVLSLAAEQFACWRRVLLGDVSSARNEQQALAAAAKICQFLIEETQHVLIQISQLKKDKENLKTHLALVEMLRSEDLKILQKSAEILCNLNLGTA; translated from the exons ATGACAACAAAAGCTCTCCAG GCAGGAGATGTGATTATTTCACTGCCTGAGAAGTGTTTGCTCACCACCAGCACCgtgctcagcagctgcctgggaggGCACATTGAGAG CTGGAAGCCGCCTGTGTCTCCCCTGCTGGCCCTGTGCACGTTTCTGATGGCAGAGAAACACGCTGGGGACAGATCTCCATGGAAGCCCTACCTGGATGTTCTGCCCGAGACTCACACCTGCCCTGCTTGCCTGGAGCCTGATGTCATCAATCTCCTCCCAAACCCCTTGAAAAAGAAAGCTCAGGAGCAGAAAATGATGATCCAAGAGCTGTTCAGATCCTCCAGagctttcttctcttccctgcagCCTTTATTtgctgagagcacagggagtatttttaatttcagtgctTTGGAGTGGGCTTGGTGCACTGTAAATACCAGGACAGTCTACATGGAGCATCCCCACAGGGACTGTTTCTCCCTGGAGCCAGATGTTTATGCACTGGCACCATATTTAGATTTGCTAAACCACAGCCCAAATGTTCAG GTCAAGGCTGGGTTTAATGAGCAGACAAGGAGCTATGAAATTTGGACAAATTCGCCGTGCAAAAAATACCAGGAAGTTTTGATCTGCTATGGACCTCATGACaatcagaggctgctgctggaataTGGATTTGTTGCCATGGACAACCCTCACAGCAGTGTTTATGTCTCAGCAG ATACTCTCCTCAAATATTTCTCACCACTGGACAAGCAGAGAAAGGCCAAAGTTTCCATTCTAAAGGATCATGGTTTCCTAGA GAACCTGACCTTTGGCTGGGAGGGACCATCCTGGAGACTCCTCACAGCCCTCAAGGTGCTGAGTCTGGCAGCAGAGCAATT TGCCTGCTGGAGGAGGGTCCTGCTTGGTGATGTCTCTTCAGCCAGGAATGAGCAGCAggctttggctgcagcagccaaaaTTTGTCAGTTTTTAATAGAGGAGACCCAGCATGTCCTTATCCAG ATTTCCCAGTTGAAAAAGGACAAAGAGAACCTCAAAACCCACCTGGCTCTGGTGGAAATGCTGCGCTCAGAAGACCTCAAGATCCTTCAAAAATCAGCTGAGATTCTTTGCAACCTGAATTTAGGAACAGCTTGA
- the SETD4 gene encoding SET domain-containing protein 4 isoform X1: MKKSRGRTGRNRRRKHLKSFMDGVNCSHKLEYIKLKKWLKERGFEDSNLRPAEFWGTGRGLMTTKALQAGDVIISLPEKCLLTTSTVLSSCLGGHIESWKPPVSPLLALCTFLMAEKHAGDRSPWKPYLDVLPETHTCPACLEPDVINLLPNPLKKKAQEQKMMIQELFRSSRAFFSSLQPLFAESTGSIFNFSALEWAWCTVNTRTVYMEHPHRDCFSLEPDVYALAPYLDLLNHSPNVQVKAGFNEQTRSYEIWTNSPCKKYQEVLICYGPHDNQRLLLEYGFVAMDNPHSSVYVSADTLLKYFSPLDKQRKAKVSILKDHGFLENLTFGWEGPSWRLLTALKVLSLAAEQFACWRRVLLGDVSSARNEQQALAAAAKICQFLIEETQHVLIQISQLKKDKENLKTHLALVEMLRSEDLKILQKSAEILCNLNLGTA; encoded by the exons atgaagaaaagcagaggtCGGACAGGTCGAAATAGAAGAAGGAAACACTTGAAGAGTTTTATGGATGGAG tGAACTGCAGTCACAAGCTGGAATACATAAAACTTAAGAAGTGGCTAAAAGAGAGAGGATTTGAAGACAGTAATTTAAGGCCAGCAGAGTTCTGGG ggacaggcaggggatTGATGACAACAAAAGCTCTCCAG GCAGGAGATGTGATTATTTCACTGCCTGAGAAGTGTTTGCTCACCACCAGCACCgtgctcagcagctgcctgggaggGCACATTGAGAG CTGGAAGCCGCCTGTGTCTCCCCTGCTGGCCCTGTGCACGTTTCTGATGGCAGAGAAACACGCTGGGGACAGATCTCCATGGAAGCCCTACCTGGATGTTCTGCCCGAGACTCACACCTGCCCTGCTTGCCTGGAGCCTGATGTCATCAATCTCCTCCCAAACCCCTTGAAAAAGAAAGCTCAGGAGCAGAAAATGATGATCCAAGAGCTGTTCAGATCCTCCAGagctttcttctcttccctgcagCCTTTATTtgctgagagcacagggagtatttttaatttcagtgctTTGGAGTGGGCTTGGTGCACTGTAAATACCAGGACAGTCTACATGGAGCATCCCCACAGGGACTGTTTCTCCCTGGAGCCAGATGTTTATGCACTGGCACCATATTTAGATTTGCTAAACCACAGCCCAAATGTTCAG GTCAAGGCTGGGTTTAATGAGCAGACAAGGAGCTATGAAATTTGGACAAATTCGCCGTGCAAAAAATACCAGGAAGTTTTGATCTGCTATGGACCTCATGACaatcagaggctgctgctggaataTGGATTTGTTGCCATGGACAACCCTCACAGCAGTGTTTATGTCTCAGCAG ATACTCTCCTCAAATATTTCTCACCACTGGACAAGCAGAGAAAGGCCAAAGTTTCCATTCTAAAGGATCATGGTTTCCTAGA GAACCTGACCTTTGGCTGGGAGGGACCATCCTGGAGACTCCTCACAGCCCTCAAGGTGCTGAGTCTGGCAGCAGAGCAATT TGCCTGCTGGAGGAGGGTCCTGCTTGGTGATGTCTCTTCAGCCAGGAATGAGCAGCAggctttggctgcagcagccaaaaTTTGTCAGTTTTTAATAGAGGAGACCCAGCATGTCCTTATCCAG ATTTCCCAGTTGAAAAAGGACAAAGAGAACCTCAAAACCCACCTGGCTCTGGTGGAAATGCTGCGCTCAGAAGACCTCAAGATCCTTCAAAAATCAGCTGAGATTCTTTGCAACCTGAATTTAGGAACAGCTTGA
- the CBR1 gene encoding carbonyl reductase [NADPH] 1 produces MSNVPVAVVTGSNKGIGLAIVRALCRQFPGDVYLTSRDPGRGQAAVAQLQQEGLRPLFHQLDIDDLQSIRALRDFLRDKYGGINVLVNNAGIAFKVHDTTPFAVQAEVTLKTNFFATRNVCTELLPLMKPYGRVVNVSSMVSCSALRGCSQELQQKFRSDTITEEELVQLMTKFVEDTKRGVHEKEGWPNTAYGVSKIGVTVLSRIQARLLDEQRKGEHILLNACCPGWVRTDMAGPKAPKSPEEGAETPVYLALLPSSADAPHGQFVSDKTVKPW; encoded by the exons ATGTCCAACGTGCCGGTGGCTGTGGTGACGGGCTCCAACAAGGGCATCGGGCTGGCCATCGTGCGGGCGCTGTGCCGGCAGTTCCCGGGGGACGTGTACCTGACCTCCCGGGACCCCGGCCGCGGCCAGGCCGCcgtggcacagctccagcaggagggGCTGCGCCCGCTCTTCCACCAGCTGGACATCGACGACCTGCAGAGCATCCGAGCGCTGCGCGACTTCCTCAGGGACAAGTACGGAGGCATCAACGTGCTGGTGAACAACGCCGGCATCGCCTTCAAAG TTCATGACACCACTCCATTTGCAGTCCAAGCTGAGGTTACACTGAAGACAAACTTTTTTGCAACCAGGAATGTTTGCACAGAATTGCTGCCTCTTATGAAGCCTTATG GCCGGGTGGTGAATGTCTCCAGCATGGtgagctgctcagccctgcgaggctgcagccaggagctgcagcagaaattcCGCAGTGACACCATCActgaggaggagctggtgcAGCTCATGACCAAATTTGTGGAAGACACCAAGAGAGGTGTCCATGAGAAGGAGGGCTGGCCAAACACTGCCTACGGGGTGTCCAAAATCGGGGTCACCGTCCTGTCCAGGATCCAAGCGCGGCTGCTGGACGAGCAGAGGAAGGGCGAGCACATCCTCCTCAatgcctgctgccctggctgggtgAGGACAGACATGGCAGGTCCCAAGGCCCCCAAGTCCCCCGAGGAGGGGGCTGAGACCCCCGTGTATTTGGCCCTTCTGCCTTCCAGTGCTGATGCTCCTCATGGCCAATTTGTCAGTGACAAAACTGTCAAACCCTGGTGA
- the CLIC6 gene encoding chloride intracellular channel protein 6, translating into MILWLKGVIFNVTTVDLKRKPADLQNLAPGTNPPFMTFDGEVKTDVNKIEEFLEEKLAPPRYPKLAPKHPESNSAGNDVFAKFSAFIKNPRKDANENLEKSLLKALKKLDNYLNSPLPDEIDAYSREEIAASSRKFLDGDELTLADCNLLPKLHIIKVVAKKYRNFHFPPEMTGISRYLKNAYARDEFTNTCPADQEIEYAYLDVAKRMK; encoded by the exons ATGATCCTGTGGCTCAAAGGTGTCATTTTTAATGTCACAACCGTGGATCTGAAAAG aaaACCTGCAGACCTGCAGAACCTGGCCCCAGGCACCAACCCCCCGTTCATGACCTTCGATGGGGAGGTGAAGACTGACGTGAACAAGATTGAGGAGTTCCTGGAGGAGAAGCTGGCGCCGCCCCG GTACCCAAAACTTGCACCAAAGCACCCCGAGTCGAACTCTGCAGGAAATGATGTCTTTGCAAAATTCTCTGCATTTATAAAGAACCCGAGAAAAGACGCAAATGAAA ATTTGGAAAAATCTTTGCTTAAAGCCCTGAAGAAGCTGGACAACTATTTAAATAGCCCCCTGCCAGATGAAATCGATGCTTACAGCAGGGAGGAGATCGCTGCTTCCAGCCGGAAATTCCTGGACGGGGATGAGCTCACTTTAGCAGATTGCAACCTCCTGCCAAAGCTCCACATCATCAAG GTCGTTGCAAAAAAATACCGAAATTTTCACTTCCCACCTGAAATGACAGGGATTTCCAGATACTTGAAAAATGCATATGCAAGAGATGAATTCACAAACACGTGCCCTGCTGACCAGGAGATTGAATACGCTTACTTGGATGTGGCAAAGAGAATGAAGTAA